From Girardinichthys multiradiatus isolate DD_20200921_A chromosome 19, DD_fGirMul_XY1, whole genome shotgun sequence:
AAGACACACCCCATATTCACATGACAAGGACACATCTGAAACCATGCTCTGTCTGGCCTGCACAGTGCCCCCTACATGGTTCTGGGAGAGAGCTGCACAAAAAGCCAAgccaaatgaacaaaaacagtgATAACCAGcaacagaagaaaagaaagaaaacaaaactataacaAATGTATTACTACAGGTGTAGAGAAAGCTGAATGGAGGCTTGTTTGTTTCAACAGGACAGTGATGGAGATTCATCACCTGCTGAAGCTGGGCACGGGTGATACGTATGACTGAGGGGAACTTGGTATTGGCGGTACCAGCGGGGATGGCCGGCAGTTTCCTTCGACTGGGTGAGCGTGCGCCGGGGGAGGGGTTTGTTGGTAGAGGGAGGGAGGCGTggcaggaggaggaagaggatggGCGATCCTGCTGCGGCTGCTGGTCGGCGGACTGGCTGCGCCTCAAGCCTGCTGACTGGCGCTGGTGCAGCGGGTCCGACAAGGTGGTCAGGAGGGTGTGAGGACTGGGAGAGCGCAGTGGGATGGGGCTGGATGTCCGGGCCATGACCTCCTCAGGTAGAGATGGAGGAGAGGTGGGGAGCTAAGGGTGGGTGGGGGGTGaaaaaaaggagggactgtgaGATTGATCAGGGTGTGTGAAGATGGAGGTGCTATGAAGCAGAAAAGACGAGCTGCTCTGGCAGGGAGTGTGACATGGAGTTATTCTAATCAGAAGAGGCACAGGACGTAGGAGGTGAGGCCGGATCTTTAGGTAAAGGGGAGGTGcatatatttaaattataaGCTGTAGTTTTGCTTGTACAAGGTAAGGAAGCTTGGTAATAAGCTcttaaagtgccttgcaaaagtacttatATAAATGATCTCCtattaaaatcacaaacttgaatatattttattgggatttcacaTGATAGTCCAAGGTGGTCCATAAGTGTGAAGACAAAGCTAAAGAAAAcaaggttttctttctttttgtagaAAATATAAATCTTAAAATTGTGGCGGGTATTTGTAACaacctttattctgatacccctaaataaaatccattgcaaatAACAGCTTTCAGTAGTCAACTAATTAGCAATTTAAGCCCAGTGTAAATGCAGCTGCTCTGTCAAGGCCATAAAAGCACGAAAGTAtcatcacagcatgatgctttcaCCACCATGTTACACCCTTTAGATTGTGGGTTAGGGGGTAATGTCCAacgttagttttctgccacacatttcagtctcatctaaccagagaACCTTCATCCACATTTGACGTGTCCTCTGCATGACTTATCGCCAAACTGCAAACAGCAtttcttttagctttttttcaacaatggctttcttctacTCACTTTTTCAGATTCCTTGAATGGACAAGTAAACATTGTCTTGTCTGCAGATTCTCCCAAttgagctttggatctctgcagctcctccagagctaccacgGGCCCCTTGGCCACTTCTCTGATCAATACACTCCTCCCCAAGCCTGTCAGTTAAagtggacgtccatgtcttggtaggttggcAGTTGTTGCCATATTTGTTctatttccagatgatggattcaATAATGCTCCAttcaaagcttaggatattgttttataacctaactctaaATTATACAAAAGCAGATCCTATTTAAAGTgtagtgacttctgaaggcaaagggttgcactggattttatgttaAGAGTATGACTATAAAAGGGGGCTTTAACGCATGCAAtcgaaataaaatacattgaagtttgtgtttataaagtgacaaaatatgaagaaatgcaaggggtatgaatacatttgcaaggcactgtatgtgttCAAAGTTGAATTACAGATTGACAAGGAAGATAGCACTGAACTTAGTGGCCTACTGTGAGAATATGAATAGCAAACCAGCAAAATATTTAGcttagaaaaccaaaaaaaaccttTGGAAACAAATTTGTAAAGCAAaataagagaaacaaaaatactgCAAACAAAGTAAAGATGTGCACAACtactacaaataaaactgaatattacAGCATTTCATAAGCTCCCTTTCCCATGCTGCGATCTCATTAAAGCAGTCAGGTTGTGTTGTATCTTTTTCTAATAGTGAAAGAGCAAGCACACACAAAGCAGTAACAATTACCTTCAGACTACAGCAAGATGCAGCTGGTGGAACATTGATCGTTGTATGATAAAAGCATTGAAGTTCTATACCTAGAACTCTGACTCTGTGCAGCTTTTTATCTTTGTAAAATGCTGACTACAGTCATCATTATGTTTGCCATGTTGTGAAGTGGCCTTCAAATGAAGGAGCTTACCTGAGTGAGAATTCCCTCGGCCAGAGCTTCAGCTGGGCTGGTTGGAGTGATAGGAGGCAGAGCCCCCACAGGTCCCACACTGAGCTCCAACTTGTCCACTTTTGCACTTCCTTTGGAGGAAGCAGTACTTTCTTGCTTAGCTTTGCCAGAATTAGGGCTTGGGCTTCCCTTTTCCCATCCAGGAGATGGTTCCTCTGGTTGGAGCACCTctggctcctcctcctcctccgaaGGGCTGGTTGTAGCTTTGGCTCCAGGGGAGCCACTGGGTCGCTCCACCATTACCCACTCTTTTGAGTCAATTTCCTGCCTCCCAGAGCTCAGATTAAGCGCCACAAAGCCACCACTACTGGCCGCCCCCTCTCCCTGCTCATAAGACCCAGGTGAAGCTGGTTTAGGAGAACCAGCTCCGGACCGAAACTCCTCGTCATAGTGCCAGACCCTGTCAGGACGCTCCCCAGCAGTTACAATTTCACCCTGAGCTGCAGCCTCCTTTCCGTGGTGCTGGATGCCAAACTGCTGTTTTCCTGAACTAAAGGACAGATGCAAAAAACAACTCCTGGTTCAACTTAAAGAAAAATactgtataaaaacaaaaatgagctgAATTATGGACAGACTTACCAGTTATCCAGGAGACGCTCTGGGCTGGACTTTGACTCCAGACCCACCCTCCTCTCCAGCTCTAAGCTGTGAATATTGCGGAGCTTTCTCAGCAGAGGGCCATCCCGATCTGTAGCCACCACCTCTGCGTGCAGTTTGACAGGAGAGCCCAGACTTAGTCCTGTGTAGGGGCTCTGGTGTCCTTGTTTGCCCTGGTTGTTGCTTTGTTCCTCCTCTGCCGCAGTCTGTGTAACCAAGAAAAGTTTTAGAAATTTTAATGGATTTCAGATTCAACATTTGTGTGTGAAAAAGTTGGTCATTCATCAGACATTGCTTTGCAAAAAAGGGATTTTTATCCCTttaatttttctacattttttcatgttacagcctcaaatttactttattttattggaaCTTTCTGTACTTGCCATAAAATAAAGATGATAAAGGATATGttggtttcaacatttttacagacaaacgtctgaaaagtgtggcgtgcatttgtattcagccaccgTTACCCTGTTAAACATCTCCCCTTGATCATCCAAAaatagtatggcacaactgtaaatctaccaagacattgCAGTCAACTCTAATAGGCCAGGCAacaaaagcattaatcagaaaagcagtaactctggaggagatgcaaAGATCCGCTGCTCAGGTCGGAGAATTCATTTGAAAGGACAATTATTAGTTATGCACTCCAAAAATGTGGCCAAGAAGAAAGcttttgttgaaagaaagtcaaaagaaatcctgtttgcagtttgccacaagccatgaagGGGATACAGGCAACATGTGGAAGAgggttctctggtcagatggtCTGGTCTAACTTTAGCCTATATGCAAAATGTTATGTTGATCAAAACTAAAAAGCTAACACCCTGAGCACACCATACCTAcagcaaaacatggtggtggcagcatcatgctgtgtcgatgctttttgtcagcagggaaaGGGAGCAGTCCTGAAATAaagcctgttagaggctgcaacagACTTGAGACTGAAGTGATCgctcaccttctagcaggaaaaTCATTATATAACACGCAATCAAACCTGCAACTGAGTAGTTTACATCACTTATATTCAACTTAAAGCCTGCGGGCTACACATAGCCggatttataattttctgtggcCCTCAAGATCATGATTTATTCATaagtattcatattcataaataaacagCACTGTTAAAACCAGTTACTGAAATGCACTAGAACGAATGCTGTAAGACTGATCTTGCTGCTCCAATTTATTTCCCTCCTCTCCCCATTAAAAGAGGGGAGACTTTGCAGAGGGAGCAAAGTGTTTGAGTGAGTGTGCAAAGAATGGACTTACAACTGATAATGCAGTGAAAGgcggttctacaaagtattgacacaaTGGAGCTGAATATCAATCAACAACACACCTTTCAGATTATTATcagtaaaaaggtttaaaaaaacttgctgttttccttccacttcataataacgtgttactttgtgttaataaaatgcattgaaaattGTGGATGTAACATGACAAACTGTATAAGCCCTCGTGCAAGGCACTTTTTGTAATCTACCTTCCAGTGTCCTGTCCTGATCCGATTCCGGTTTCGGTCTAACTCTTCCCAGACGTCAGCCTCCTGGATGCGATGCTGGTGGTGAGGGGAACCCAGGACGCGTTCGGGAGCGGGGTTGTTCTCCACGTCACTGAGCTGCTCGTCCTGCAGGACCTCGTCTGTATTCTCCCTCAGCAGGTCTCCGGGGATCAAAGAGGCATTCACCATGCTACAGGAACAAAACACGCACACACAGTAAGCTACTGAACATAAATAACTTCCAAAGACCGGTTTTCATGCACTATAGAGATTACGAAGGAATTTTAGCCTCATACCCCATCTGTGCAGGAGTGAGTCGTGTGTGATGCTGTGGTGTTGTGGCGCTGGTACTGATCGTTAGAGTGCCATCTGTGCTGGTCCGCTCCCAGTCATAAGGGTCATTTTCCACAACATTGTAAGTTTTCATGCTGTTGTCAAACACGGACATTAACAGCTGCAACAACACACAAAGACATGATCTACCTTTTTGTCTGAGTTATTGATTCAGGAAAATCCTTCAGAGCTGCACAGAGAAAATGTCAACCTGGTAGTCTGGCTTGGTGTAGTAGTCAAGGCTGGAAATGTGTTCCAGGAATACACCGAACTCTGCCGGCAGATGTTTGAGCATCTGGCGATGGTCATAAGTCTCCTTCAACTTCCCCACGTGTTCCTGAGATTGAGCAGTTTTAAAAAATTTGGTTGTATTTCATCACTCGAGGAGAGTTAAAAGAGCAATTGATTTGAGAATAGCCTCACTTTGTCTTTGATCTTCCTCCACGGCAACTGTCCAACCAAAAACTCCACCAACATGTAGAAAAGAGACCACAGGTCGTCATGGCGACCCATCTCCTGCAGGATTAAATAAACACCATGTTTATATTTCATCACGatgaagaaaaagaggaaaatattctgttaaatgtagtgccttgcaaaagtatcatTACTGCGCACCGCCCTGAATGCACCATCCAGgaggtgaaacatggtggtggcagaatcatgctgtggggatccttTTCTTGAGCAGGAACAGCGAAGcatagttgatgggaagatgaatggagctaattACTGGGCAATTCTAGTGAAAAACCTGTGAACCCCCTTTGGATTGGTCTCTGGAATTTGCATCAATCCAGTTGTGGTCTAAATACTACGATGGGATGTTAGGGTCACTTGGAGGAAACAAAATAGGGaggaatttttttgtttttttttgttgtcatgCCTTGTGAGTTTGAAACTTTATGCTTTTGAATATgatttaataacaaataaatcattTCTCTTTAAGCATATTGAACATCCTGTGGATGCCCACTTGATATGAGACACACATCCAACATTTCTTCAAGATATTATTTTTGAATGTCATcacaaaacagattttctgACTTTTCTTTCAAGATTTCAACTCTGTTCTCTCAACTTTCCAACGTTTTCCTTGAAATCAATATTTGactttattttcaatatttcaACGTTATTctgtaatggaaaaacaaaacaaaaaacatccacCTTTTTTTCCTAAAGCTTTATAAAACACAGCCAAGGTGGTGCATGTATACCGCGAATTCTGGTTGATTCTGGCATAATGTCTCCCTCACTAACTAAACTATCAAAAGTGTTTTGCCACCACCCAGGGGTCAAAGTGCAAACTACATCTGTTTCAGGAGCGTGTAAGTGCCACTTGGCATAGCCCATGAATTTTGGCTGATAAACTCTGTTAATTCTCCAGAACTGAGTCTGGGCAATAAAAGAAAACCTACATTCCAGCTTACTGATGTCTTCTACAACTGATATATCAGGAAAGACATGTGACAAAATTCCTAAATTTACTTGGACTTATTTGTTTGTCTTGTCTTGACGTCAGGTAATAATGGAATGCAAATGAGTAATGTCAACATTAAATTGTAATACATAGAATTTTGGTAGAATTTTATAAATTAGAAATCCTGTCTACATATTTCAAATATGCAACAAGGAATGAAATGATTAAGTTAGatgatgaataaatattttatagcaTAATTAGATACACTAATACTGTAGCTGTAATGATGTAATGTCATAAAAAGATCAATGGATGTTTAAAACCATTTGTTGGTGTTCAATTTTTAACACTGTTTTCTTATTGCAAAGAAAAGGACAGGAATTAAGCTGTTAACACTTTGTTGTAAACCGTATGTGCTTTGTGTTGCTAATTAGCctcatacacacatttacacatatTGTAGGTGCAATTTTCAAATCAGCATTTCTCTTATTAATTTGGTAGAGAGCAAGagcaaaaaacatatttctgtaaATGGGTATAAATTCTGGTTTTAAGGGGTTAAAACCTTGCAGCGAATGGTGAATtttcaaagtattgactcaaaggagctgaatacaaattcaaGTCACattcttcagatttttattcatacattttcaGAACCACGTTTCATGCAAATTAACACATGGGCCCTACTTTCTGTTTGTCTGCTTCGATTCAATTCTGATAAATTGAATTTCTGGCTGAagcgtgacaaaatgtgaagaagtatAAATACTCAAGgagtatgaacacttttgcaaggcatatCACTATAGATCCTCCCAGGGGAGCATCTCGGATTAAACGGATGTTGAACCAGGGGTGACCAAACGTTTTGTGACGTACTCACAACTCGGGAGGACTCATGGgccaaaatagtttttttatcattttaaacacaaaaaaatcacaaacattATATCGTTATTTTTTCCCATTAAAAGAAAGGCATCCAGCTTGCAAAAGATTTTGGGctcgatttaaaaaaaaacaacaaaactattTAGTCTATTCTCAGCAACATTAACAGGATTTGGGTTAGCACTCTGGACGGCCCCGTGTGAAACCCTCTGAACAGATGTACTGACCTTGTTCTTGTGTGCGTTGACGGAGGCGTAACGAACGGTTCCCCTGAACCCTGCGACTGGACGAGGCTGACAAAAACCAGGTATGGCAATTAAATGCATATAAAAACTAACTCCAAGATGCTAAAGAAATGTACAAAAAGGCCAAattctgcaaaacaaaacaaaaacaaaaaaaccccaaactTTTATGCATAATTAGAGATAAGTAATTCTGGATATGGAGCAGGTTTCAGATCAGGGAACAGATGCACACCTgagtttttacacattttcagtttaataCTTTTGATTTTCAACCTTGATTTGGAAAAGTCCACtgttataaaaataaagataaacagatTTCTATTAATAATGTTTGTTATTTGGTCAAATCTAGGAAATTAATCATAGCCAAATcagaaagcttttcagtagaaaaattaaaacagttaaCATGCAggttttaaatataaagcatCAAAGTGAAACTGTGGTAGATGCTTTTTTTTCACCAATGAAATTGATACAGAAATTTGATCTATGGCTTTATGATCAATAACTAGACAGTAGGAGAGGAGGCCACTTACAGGGCGGACCTCCTGACAGGAGTTGGTAAACTGACGAGCCAGGCCAAAGTCCAGCATGTAGCAGGTCCGACAAGTACTGGGAAAGCGGCCCATGGCGAAGTTGGACTGAAGTGGAAAGAGGACGGACATGAGAAGGtaagagaataaaaaattaatgaGGCGATGAGTTTCTGTGATATTTATTTCTGTCCAAATAGTTTCCAGATGATGATAAGCACTCTGACAGCAGCTCAGAGGGTAAACGACATTTACATTCTGGTACTTCGGGGCATTTAGCCAACTCTCCTGTTGAGCCAGCTTACAGAAAGTAATCAACAACAAAATCAGCAGTCAGTAGTGATCACACAGCAGCTTTCAGACCATAGAAGACTAAATATTCCTATATACTCATTGTATGTCACACAGTTTATATGCTGTAGACTATAAAGAAAGAACAATACATTGCAGGAAGCAAACTGCTCCCAGGCTGTTGCAACGCACCGGTTTGATGTCCCGATGCAGGAAGCCGACGGAGTGGATGCTCTCGATGGCCTGCAGGATCTGGCGGCCCAGACGCAGGGTGGTGCTGATGCTGAACGTTCCCCGAGGCATGCTTCTCCTCAGGTCTGCCAGGTTTCGACCCTGAAAGACCGCACGCCATATTTGTTAGTCCAACAGCAGGTCTGAAAGAGTCGGACTCGAACAACCTTCACTCATCAGATGATGCTACTGAATGATATATCTGATGACTGGATGGAAAGGAAACTTCACAGCAGCCAGCACAGTACAAAAACAGTTTCTGTGAATGTTTGAATTAAAATCCCAACACAAAATCAGACTGCTAAAAGCACAAACTGCCTGTATACGTTTAGGACTAGGAGTTGGCTAATGGCCTCATCTGGTAGGTGCTCTGCTGGTGTTTTTCCAGGATAACGGTTTCTGCGTGACACCCTTAAGTCGGTAGTCTGCGGGTTAGTAAATCAATTATTCACAAGAAGctgtatttttaaacttttctgaaatatttatttggcTCAGTTTCCTGTAAACAACTCCCAGACATGAGTAACATGCAGCAGGGGACGTGCATGATGCGTCTCAGGTGTCAGCACAAAGTCACACCAAGATCAGAGCAATGAGACTCATTAAGCCACTGAGCAAAATCACACACCTTCACTCAAAATATATCTGTTTTAACAATGTGGAAAAATAAGAAATCTGTCAGACTGAAAAATGCAGATCTCATATGAGCTGCTTATGTCTTAAATATAAAGTATGAGGGATTTtgattgaaaataaaatccaaacacaccctaaccctaaccctaaccctatatTGGCAGGGATATGGAGATACTGTGGCAAACAACACACATATATCCAGAAAATCTTTTTTCAGAAAACTAAATCATATTTTGGACTTATGTAACGACTAAAAGCAGGAACAATATGAGCAAAGCTGaatcaaaccaaaaacaacaGAAGTCATTGTCTTGCATTTTAACGGCCTATtagtagagatgcactgatctgAGTTTTATGGTCAATTTCCAACCTCCAGTTCTAAAGCTCCAACCTGCCGGTATCGATTTCTCTCAAGAACTATAATTaaacattataaaaaatattttccttcctctcttcctgtttgtatttattaGTAGTTGGAGCCGCTGTTAACCAGCTTTATTTCTTTAGACTCTTAAATTAGTGATTAGCTAATTTAGCATCACAAACATCACTAACTCACGCagtcttaaaaaaaatctataaaagtCTTGAATTTTATTCCTTTCCAGCCATTTTCCAGAAATGAAATGCGGAAGAACAGAAATAGTGTTTGGATTTGTGTTGATTTTTCCAAAGTCTTAACTCATTTCAGTTTTCTAAagaataaagttgtttttgaaTTGACATCTTTTGTCATCACACCTTGATTTCAAGTTTTTATCCATTAGTATTTTAGGTTTTTCCTTTCTGACCAAatgcaaactttattaaagtatCAAAAAAGAAAGCACTAAAAGTGGTGCTTTTTAgaactttaaaaagcaaaataaagatgCCAAACTTTACAAACTGTGCAATAAAGAACATGTATTTATTGTAGCATTCTACAATTCTGAATTGACAAGAATAATAGttgcagatttttaaaaaaaagctggtTTTAGCAAGTCCAGATGCCATTCAAAAGCTAGTTTCAGTATTTTGTTTTGGAGTTTTTTCCTGAGAAACCTACAGATAAGAATACTATTTGAACAGTTCAAGGTTAAAAACATTGAACTCAAATGCTCAGAATGTTATAAGAACtactaaaaacaaaatctagacATCTGAGTCTTAAAAAGTATTGAGTTGTGAAATGAAAGGTGTGTAAGAACCCTGCTGGCTGTAAACAGCAGGCTCTGCATGCTTTCCCTGTATTTCTTAGGAAATTTAGACCCTTAATGACCAATGGGCATTGCTCTGTAAATAGTTTCCTGTTTAccagcttcttccacatgtgCCTATGCTTCCTCTAACTTAATTTTTCAACAACTCACTCATATTGAACGTAGTTAACTTTGAGTTTTCCTCCCTTCATAACAATATctacactgaagagtgttgttagGGGGACTACTTGGCACTCAGGTCAGAAAAAGATTGTGGTCTGTCACAGGTCAGGGCAGGTCCAGCTAAACATTGTCCCACTCCCATCAGTAACTGATTGCTCAGTTCATCTCTACCTTTTATGGATTTTTCAGTCACAACAGCAAATCATACTAAGAACCTACTCAGTAAGAGATAATCATAGGTCATCATGCTAAGTTATATCTCCATTAATGTCATCTAACTCTAACTTGACCCTCGGTTTGGCCTTGGCCTTGATTGTTTTGTATTCCTCCACCAAGACTGACCTGAAGCTCCATCACCACGTAGTTGAAGCGGTCATTGCGCCCACATCCCACGAAGCGACACACATGATCTTTACCTGAGAAAAGGAGGACGAAACTGTTTCAGGAAAGGTTCACAAGGCACAATTCCACCTCACCAGACATCAGCAGCATTGTTTGGTCACATGATGTCCTTACTCACTGAAGGTTTTTAATATGGGTATTATGGCTCACCACCCTGGGCGAGAATATTTCAGAAGACTGTGCCAGTTGGGTCCAAATTGGTTTTCTGTTGCTTACGGTTCAAAATACTCATCCGGGTACTTGGCCTTT
This genomic window contains:
- the ttbk2a gene encoding tau-tubulin kinase 2 isoform X2, coding for MSGGAEQADILSGLSLVKERWKVVKKIGGGGFGEIYEAQDLLTRGSVALKVESAQQPKQVLKMEVAVLKKLQGKDHVCRFVGCGRNDRFNYVVMELQGRNLADLRRSMPRGTFSISTTLRLGRQILQAIESIHSVGFLHRDIKPSNFAMGRFPSTCRTCYMLDFGLARQFTNSCQEVRPPRPVAGFRGTVRYASVNAHKNKEMGRHDDLWSLFYMLVEFLVGQLPWRKIKDKEHVGKLKETYDHRQMLKHLPAEFGVFLEHISSLDYYTKPDYQLLMSVFDNSMKTYNVVENDPYDWERTSTDGTLTISTSATTPQHHTRLTPAQMGMVNASLIPGDLLRENTDEVLQDEQLSDVENNPAPERVLGSPHHQHRIQEADVWEELDRNRNRIRTGHWKTAAEEEQSNNQGKQGHQSPYTGLSLGSPVKLHAEVVATDRDGPLLRKLRNIHSLELERRVGLESKSSPERLLDNCSGKQQFGIQHHGKEAAAQGEIVTAGERPDRVWHYDEEFRSGAGSPKPASPGSYEQGEGAASSGGFVALNLSSGRQEIDSKEWVMVERPSGSPGAKATTSPSEEEEEPEVLQPEEPSPGWEKGSPSPNSGKAKQESTASSKGSAKVDKLELSVGPVGALPPITPTSPAEALAEGILTQLTAQRPSCLSSQSGSDSAPQCLLLERCGDAEAEAEAQQIKELSGGVSSQQEYVLTYPVTATDPLAETVVNGDAHTKAQSPVPSSPRSPRSPHSLHSPPQFSPRSPRSPLFTNGCSSPPCDAQTAGALSKLKDPDNNTTPTPCAEEAQTREDGRGNVNLNPSCSSPAAPRKDPSRRQSRIPVLEPASLLELPPPGSAKEKLLQKKASHQGPVPSPTASPSLSDRRGPVVASLVRDPLSSTSDRSQDEDSLMGSRSDRQGDEAPSLSSSSSPLSRKSRIPRPVHSATSAEQLTAQFLPRPPPGKPPCRTPVEGRLRRYRIRAGSTSDSDLLSCIAQLMHGSRGSPLHHRSSPHHGPSRMGVCSLTSSPHHQHHRSSSASPRSSSSLQRSVSSSPSRHEHRGGGGGGCLGRCHSPPSFSGSPPPRRFYLHHQETCCSRQARTSPLHLSRGKGCSREGKCSSKLSR
- the ttbk2a gene encoding tau-tubulin kinase 2 isoform X1, which gives rise to MSGGAEQADILSGLSLVKERWKVVKKIGGGGFGEIYEAQDLLTRGSVALKVESAQQPKQVLKMEVAVLKKLQGKDHVCRFVGCGRNDRFNYVVMELQGRNLADLRRSMPRGTFSISTTLRLGRQILQAIESIHSVGFLHRDIKPSNFAMGRFPSTCRTCYMLDFGLARQFTNSCQEVRPPRPVAGFRGTVRYASVNAHKNKEMGRHDDLWSLFYMLVEFLVGQLPWRKIKDKEHVGKLKETYDHRQMLKHLPAEFGVFLEHISSLDYYTKPDYQLLMSVFDNSMKTYNVVENDPYDWERTSTDGTLTISTSATTPQHHTRLTPAQMGMVNASLIPGDLLRENTDEVLQDEQLSDVENNPAPERVLGSPHHQHRIQEADVWEELDRNRNRIRTGHWKTAAEEEQSNNQGKQGHQSPYTGLSLGSPVKLHAEVVATDRDGPLLRKLRNIHSLELERRVGLESKSSPERLLDNCSGKQQFGIQHHGKEAAAQGEIVTAGERPDRVWHYDEEFRSGAGSPKPASPGSYEQGEGAASSGGFVALNLSSGRQEIDSKEWVMVERPSGSPGAKATTSPSEEEEEPEVLQPEEPSPGWEKGSPSPNSGKAKQESTASSKGSAKVDKLELSVGPVGALPPITPTSPAEALAEGILTQLPTSPPSLPEEVMARTSSPIPLRSPSPHTLLTTLSDPLHQRQSAGLRRSQSADQQPQQDRPSSSSSCHASLPLPTNPSPGARSPSRRKLPAIPAGTANTKFPSVIRITRAQLQQLTAQRPSCLSSQSGSDSAPQCLLLERCGDAEAEAEAQQIKELSGGVSSQQEYVLTYPVTATDPLAETVVNGDAHTKAQSPVPSSPRSPRSPHSLHSPPQFSPRSPRSPLFTNGCSSPPCDAQTAGALSKLKDPDNNTTPTPCAEEAQTREDGRGNVNLNPSCSSPAAPRKDPSRRQSRIPVLEPASLLELPPPGSAKEKLLQKKASHQGPVPSPTASPSLSDRRGPVVASLVRDPLSSTSDRSQDEDSLMGSRSDRQGDEAPSLSSSSSPLSRKSRIPRPVHSATSAEQLTAQFLPRPPPGKPPCRTPVEGRLRRYRIRAGSTSDSDLLSCIAQLMHGSRGSPLHHRSSPHHGPSRMGVCSLTSSPHHQHHRSSSASPRSSSSLQRSVSSSPSRHEHRGGGGGGCLGRCHSPPSFSGSPPPRRFYLHHQETCCSRQARTSPLHLSRGKGCSREGKCSSKLSR